The Miscanthus floridulus cultivar M001 chromosome 7, ASM1932011v1, whole genome shotgun sequence genome includes a region encoding these proteins:
- the LOC136464977 gene encoding uncharacterized protein, translating into MATSDHVPEPSSIASQSVLGAKLLSQALESAFTNLSSVVPPKEPIIVETTDVSNRLQVTEEEHLSISPPDATKTLPEKTFAQEQRSDNSSVDDHPAYADAQTTNSPAQPTVDGKKFSYLIEALTPLSIIEDQAPRVKRAKRNLADREALLAKKNSNKQEAKELAQLIDDLRNSPFKIEPELNQLRAKRAKLKKELENVKAVIDHHESNLAQIPDVIKQKK; encoded by the exons CCATCAAGTATTGCATCCCAGTCTGTTTTGGGTGCTAAACTATTGTCCCAGGCACTTGAATCAGCATTCACCAACCTCTCATCGGTTGTTCCCCCTAAAGAGCCGATTATAGTTGAAACAACTGATGTTTCTAACAGACTTCAGGTGACAGAAGAAGAGCATCTCTCTATTTCACCTcctgatgctaccaag ACTCTACCTGAAAAGACATTTGCACAAGAACAAAGGTCTGATAATTCATCAGTTGATGATCATCCTGCTTACGCTGATGCCCAAACTACCAATTCTCCAGCTCAGCCAACAGTTGATGGCAAGAAATTCTCAT ATCTCATCGAAGCTTTGACAcctttatccatcattgaagatcaagctccaAGAGTGAAAAGGGCTAAGAGAAACCTAGCTGAtcgtgaagctttattggccaagaaaaACTCCAATAAACAAGAAGCCAAAGAGCTAGCACAGTTAATTGATGATTTGAGGAACTCCCCCTTCAAGATTGAACCAGAGCTGAATCAACTCAGAGCTAAGCGCGCCAAACTCAAGAAAGAACTGGAGAATGTGAAGGCTGTCATCGATCATCATGAGTCcaacctggctcaaatacctgatgtcATCAAGCAAAAGAAATAG
- the LOC136462434 gene encoding large ribosomal subunit protein mL102 (rPPR5)-like, with protein sequence MARRHLAYPLHLPLLSRNPGAPTRTLCASSSTHEAPAPAVEAPAEKPAEAEAAAPSPSAPTNPPRREEPLHETILHMIRRRPWTTRLENSVRLLSPTLDAPLVHGVISGAASAGRADLALQFFRFAYRRGGFRPEGGTFALLVPALASRRMLNHARCLVLDTMPSFSVAPDEPTLAALIAAYGRAAIPQEAVKLFRMMPDLGVPRTALSYNAVLKAILCRGREAMARRIYNAMIADGVAPDVSTYNTLIWGFGLCKKMETAVRVFGDMKGHGVTPDVTTYNALLNAWVRAGDLESARKVFDEMAGEGIQRNSVSYNVMIKGYVEGDRVDEAVALFAEMGEKGLRLSEKTFAALMPGLCDDQGRAAEARKAVYDMAERRLTPKDKSVFLRLVTTLCKAGDLDGALEVHRKSGQFKHVLVDPRQYGVLMEGLCAGGKSEMAIEVLDELMEKGTLLSPKSPVLEASAYNPVIEYLCSNGSTAKAETFFRQLMKKGVDDKAAFNSLIRGHAKEGVPEATQEILAIMTRREVPTDPESHVLLVDSFLKKNEPADAKTALDSMMQHGHLPSPALFKSVMEALFNDGRVQTASRVMKSMIEKGVTENMDVAHKILEALFMRGHVEEAIGRVNLMVENGCMPDLDKLLVGLCDNDRVMEAQKLADFALDRDFDVSFSTYDRVLEALYAEEKTLPAYSMLCKIKNKGGVVSQKGCDDLMESLKSEGYSKQADILSRILAENAQSMPKRGKRVAMGA encoded by the coding sequence ATGGCGCGCCGCCACCTCGCCTACCCCCTCCACCTCCCGCTCCTCTCCCGCAATCCCGGCGCGCCCACACGCACGCTATGCGCCTCCTCATCCACCCACGAGGCCCCAGCCCCCGCCGTCGAGGCTCCGGCGGAGAAGCCGgctgaggcggaggcggcggccccCTCGCCGTCGGCGCCCACAAACCCGCCCCGGCGCGAGGAGCCACTCCACGAGACGATCCTGCACATGATCCGGCGGCGTCCGTGGACGACGCGGCTGGAGAACTCGGTCCGCCTGCTCTCGCCCACGCTCGACGCGCCGCTGGTCCACGGCGTCATCTCCGGGGCGGCGTCCGCGGGGCGCGCCGACCTGGCCCTCCAGTTCTTCCGCTTCGCGTACCGCCGGGGCGGGTTCCGCCCGGAGGGCGGCACGTTTGCGCTGCTTGTGCCGGCGCTCGCGTCCCGCCGCATGCTCAACCACGCGCGCTGCCTCGTCCTCGACACCATGCCGTCTTTCTCCGTCGCGCCCGACGAGCCCACGCTCGCCGCGCTCATCGCCGCCTACGGCAGGGCCGCCATCCCGCAGGAGGCCGTCAAGCTGTTCCGGATGATGCCCGACCTCGGCGTCCCCCGCACGGCGCTCTCCTACAACGCCGTCCTCAAGGCCATACTCTGCCGCGGACGCGAGGCCATGGCCAGGCGGATCTACAACGCCATGATCGCGGACGGGGTGGCGCCCGACGTGTCCACCTACAACACGCTCATCTGGGGGTTCGGCCTGTGCAAGAAGATGGAGACCGCAGTCAGGGTGTTTGGGGACATGAAGGGCCATGGGGTGACGCCTGATGTCACCACCTACAACGCCCTGCTGAATGCCTGGGTGCGCGCCGGTGATCTGGAGAGTGCGCGCAAGGTGTTTGATGAAATGGCTGGGGAGGGGATCCAGCGGAACTCGGTTTCGTACAATGTCATGATTAAGGGGTACGTGGAAGGCGATAGGGTGGACGAGGCAGTGGCTTTGTTCGCTGAGATGGGCGAGAAGGGTTTGAGGCTGAGTGAGAAGACGTTTGCTGCGTTGATGCCAGGGCTTTGCGATGACCAGGGCAGGGCAGCGGAGGCCCGGAAGGCAGTGTATGACATGGCGGAGCGGAGGCTCACGCCGAAGGACAAGTCAGTGTTTCTGAGGCTTGTGACAACACTGTGCAAGGCTGGGGACTTGGATGGGGCGCTGGAGGTGCACCGGAAGAGTGGGCAGTTCAAGCATGTGCTGGTGGATCCAAGACAGTATGGAGTGCTGATGGAAGGCCTTTGCGCAGGTGGCAAGTCCGAAATGGCTATTGAGGTGCTAGATGAGCTTATGGAGAAGGGTACCTTGCTTAGTCCAAAGAGTCCTGTGCTTGAAGCATCGGCTTATAACCCAGTGATCGAGTACCTGTGCAGCAATGGCAGCACCGCCAAGGCTGAGACATTCTTCAGGcagctgatgaagaaaggtgtggATGACAAGGCTGCGTTCAACAGTCTTATCCGTGGACATGCAAAAGAAGGCGTGCCGGAGGCGACGCAGGAGATTCTTGCCATTATGACACGCCGCGAGGTCCCAACTGACCCTGAATCACATGTGCTCCTAGTTGATAGCTTCCTGAAGAAGAATGAGCCCGCTGATGCAAAGACGGCATTGGACAGCATGATGCAACATGGTCACTTGCCAAGCCCAGCTCTGTTCAAATCTGTCATGGAAGCACTGTTCAATGATGGTCGGGTTCAGACCGCAAGCAGGGTCATGAAGAGTATGATTGAGAAGGGGGTTACTGAGAACATGGACGTGGCACACAAGATACTGGAGGCTCTCTTCATGAGGGGCCATGTGGAGGAGGCAATCGGCCGTGTCAATCTGATGGTGGAAAATGGCTGTATGCCTGATCTAGATAAGTTGCTGGTTGGTCTTTGTGATAATGATAGAGTGATGGAGGCGCAGAAGCTGGCTGATTTTGCGTTGGACAGGGACTTCGATGTTAGCTTCTCGACCTATGACAGAGTTCTGGAGGCCCTGTACGCTGAAGAAAAGACGTTGCCTGCGTACTCCATGCTGTGCAAGATCAAGAACAAAGGAGGTGTTGTCAGCCAGAAAGGTTGCGATGATTTGATGGAGAGCTTAAAATCTGAAGGATACTCAAAGCAAGCAGATATTTTGTCTAGGATCTTGGCAGAGAATGCACAATCGATGCCCAAGAGGGGCAAAAGGGTTGCCATGGGTGCTTAG